The Bos indicus x Bos taurus breed Angus x Brahman F1 hybrid chromosome 13, Bos_hybrid_MaternalHap_v2.0, whole genome shotgun sequence genome includes a region encoding these proteins:
- the LOC113902759 gene encoding WAP four-disulfide core domain protein 10A-like, with protein MRAQALLPILLLCVLLLQARGRQHSQKTNQKQQPPEIKQCEKRPKIYMCKIPCTDDRECQANNICCSTFCGNICMNVL; from the exons AtgagagcccaggctctgctgccCATCCTGCTCCTCTGCGTTCTGCTGCTGCAGGCCAGGGGAAGGCAACACAGCCAGAAGACGAACC AAAAGCAGCAACCCCCAGAAATCAAGCAGTGTGAGAAAAGACCCAAAATATATATGTGCAAAATCCCCTGCACAGATGATCGAGAATGTCAAGCAAATAACATATGTTGTTCAACCTTCTGCGGGAACATTTGCATGAACGTCCTGTGA